A window of the Brassica napus cultivar Da-Ae unplaced genomic scaffold, Da-Ae ScsIHWf_875;HRSCAF=1241, whole genome shotgun sequence genome harbors these coding sequences:
- the LOC125606404 gene encoding B3 domain-containing protein At2g36080-like — translation MSINQYSSDFNYHSLMWQQQHHRHHHHQNDVAEEKEALFEKPLTPSDVGKLNRLVIPKQHAERYFPLAAATADAMEKGLLLCFEDEEGKPWRFRYSYWNSSQSYVLTKGWSRYVKEKQLDAGDVILFHRHRVDGGRFFIGWRRRGNSSSSSDSYRHLQSNASLQYYPHAGVQAVESQRGNSKTLRLFGVNMECQLDSDLPDPSTPDGSTICPTSHDQFHLYPQQDYPPPYYMDISFTGDVHQTRSPQG, via the exons ATGTCAATAAACCAATACTCAAGCGATTTCAACTACCACTCTCTCATGTGGCAACAACAGCaccaccgccaccaccaccatcaaAACGACGTCGCGGAGGAAAAAGAAGCTCTTTTCGAGAAACCCTTAACCCCAAGTGACGTCGGAAAACTCAACCGCCTCGTCATCCCAAAACAGCACGCCGAGAGATACTTCCCTCTCGCAGCAGCCACCGCAGACGCGATGGAGAAGGGATTACTTCTCTGCTTCGAGGACGAGGAAGGTAAGCCATGGAGATTCAGATACTCGTATTGGAACAGTAGCCAGAGTTATGTCTTGACCAAAGGATGGAGCAGATACGTCAAGGAGAAGCAGCTCGACGCCGGTGACGTCATTCTCTTCCACCGCCACCGTGTTGACGGAGGAAGATTCTTCATTGGCTGGAGAAGACGCGGCaactcttcctcctcttccgactcttatCGCCATCTTCAGTCCAATGCCTCGCTCCAATATTATCCTCATGCAG GAGTTCAAGCGGTGGAGAGCCAGAGAGGGAATTCGAAGACATTAAGACTGTTCGGAGTGAACATGGAGTGTCAGCTAGACTCCGACTTGCCCGATCCATCTACACCAGACGGTTCCACCATATGTCCGACCAGTCACGACCAGTTTCATCTCTACCCTCAACAAGACTATCCTCCTCCGTACTACATG
- the LOC125606398 gene encoding uncharacterized protein LOC125606398: MSNFRPISFCNVCYKIISKILCQRLRRYLPSIISETQSAFVARRTITDNILLAQEAFHALRTNNKCKNEFMAIKTDMSKAYDRVEWNFLEAMMRKMGFREKWIHWIMRCVGSVSYSVLINGNPTGQITPSRGLRQEDPLSPYLFILCIEVLIANIRTAENLGQITGLIVAQASPPISHLLFADDSLFFCKAVPEQCNSLLNALNTYGSGSGQRINFEKSAITFGKKVPHENMENLQNILGITTESGNGKYLGIPELLQGSKTQAFAYVQNNLHKKVNGWTAKYLSRAGKEVMIKSVAAAIPTFPMSCYLLPKGLCKKISSTTSNFWWGSGPNSKGMHWISWDKLCLSKKEGGIGFRSLEEFNIALLAKQLWRLEHNPNSLLTRVLKGRYFRNSHPFKTPKASRPSYGWRSMMAAKDLVTKGLRRTIGTGEDTLVWQDLWLPDETARPPTITHDYDPNLRVSDLIDPVEKEWDNSKLRSLLHPNDIPLVRSLNLKRNPGRDGYCWNLTTSGKYSVKSGYMLARSKPDEDTEVRNQLPSLNPLKEKIWKVKTGKKICYLMWQILSGAISVNERLFKRHIGNDPSCPRCGCAEETINHTIFTYPPAMQCWALSTIPSVLGVFPSENLYTNMDYLLSRSNTGGTMEELTRVFPWIIWYIWKARNEKLFNGREFSPMDTIDLAIRECNAWFLANEVIDPGESTMEPRTPIEVPTFICRVDGSWKNDETTSGVGWILQLQDGSIDILGLQGCHRQISPLHTELKSLIWALKCLLRFQRYCNYFVTDSQELVKMIATPEDWPAFATELDEFKTVWASYQDG, encoded by the coding sequence ATGTCTAATTTCCGGCCGATTAGCTTCTGCAATGTGTGCTATAAGATTATATCTAAAATTCTATGCCAGAGGCTACGAAGATATCTGCCGAGCATTATCTCTGAAACTCAATCTGCCTTTGTGGCAAGACGTACCATCACAGATAACATCCTTCTAGCCCAAGAAGCCTTTCACGCTCTGAGaactaataataaatgtaaGAATGAGTTCATGGCCATTAAAACAGACATGAGCAAAGCTTACGATAGAGTGGAATGGAATTTTTTAGAAGCTATGATGAGGAAAATGGGATTCAGAGAGAAATGGATCCATTGGATAATGAGATGTGTCGGATCAGTCTCCTATAGTGTACTGATAAATGGAAATCCCACAGGCCAAATAACTCCCTCTAGAGGATTACGGCAGGAAGATCCACTCTCACCATACCTTTTCATTCTCTGCATAGAAGTTCTGATAGCAAATATAAGAACAGCTGAAAATTTAGGACAGATCACGGGACTCATAGTGGCCCAAGCAAGTCCTCCGATATCTCATCTCCTCTTTGCAGATGACAGCCTCTTCTTCTGTAAAGCAGTCCCAGAACAATGCAACAGCCTCCTCAACGCGCTAAACACGTATGGAAGTGGTTCTGGACAAAGAATTAATTTTGAGAAATCAGCTATCACTTTCGGTAAAAAAGTGCCTCACGAAAATATGGAAAACCTGCAGAATATCTTAGGCATTACAACTGAAAGCGGCAATGGAAAATATTTAGGCATCCCGGAGCTACTCCAAGGCTCTAAGACCCAAGCCTTTGCCTATGTCCAAAACAATCTACACAAGAAAGTTAATGGATGGACGGCAAAATACCTTTCCAGAGCCGGCAAAGAAGTTATGATCAAATCTGTAGCAGCAGCCATTCCGACATTCCCAATGTCGTGCTATCTCCTCCCTAAAGGACTATGTAAAAAGATATCTAGTACGACATCTAATTTTTGGTGGGGCTCTGGCCCTAACTCAAAAGGTATGCATTGGATATCATGGGACAAACTCTGTCTCTCCAAAAAAGAAGGAGGAATTGGGTTCCGATCGCTCGAAGAATTTAATATAGCTTTATTAGCTAAACAACTTTGGCGATTGGAACACAACCCAAATTCTTTACTTACAAGAGTCCTTAAAGGGAGGTATTTTAGAAATTCACATCCTttcaaaacaccaaaagctTCAAGACCATCCTATGGCTGGAGAAGCATGATGGCTGCAAAAGATCTTGTCACTAAAGGTCTTAGACGAACAATAGGAACAGGGGAAGATACACTGGTTTGGCAAGACCTGTGGTTACCGGATGAAACCGCCAGGCCTCCTACGATAACACATGATTATGATCCGAACCTGAGAGTGTCTGACCTAATCGATCCTGTGGAAAAAGAATGGGACAATTCTAAACTCAGGAGTTTGCTCCACCCCAACGACATACCGTTGGTTCGAAGCTTAAATCTCAAGAGAAATCCCGGTCGGGATGGATATTGCTGGAACCTAACCACTTCTGGGAAATACTCGGTCAAGTCAGGCTATATGCTTGCAAGATCAAAACCAGACGAGGATACTGAAGTTAGGAACCAGCTACCTTCCCTCAACCCGCTCAAGGAAAAAATTTGGAAAGTCAAAACCGGGAAAAAAATCTGCTATCTTATGTGGCAGATTTTATCGGGGGCAATTTCAGTCAATGAAAGACTTTTCAAAAGACACATTGGGAACGATCCTAGCTGCCCAAGATGTGGCTGTGCTGAGGAAACGATTAACCATACGATTTTTACATACCCTCCCGCTATGCAATGCTGGGCCCTTTCAACGATTCCTTCGGTTCTGGGAGTCTTCCCATCAGAAAATCTCTATACCAACATGGATTACCTCCTCTCAAGATCCAATACAGGTGGAACTATGGAGGAATTAACTAGAGTCTTTCCTTGGATTatttggtatatatggaaagccCGGAATGAAAAACTGTTTAATGGACGTGAATTCTCACCTATGGACACAATTGATCTGGCGATACGTGAATGTAATGCATGGTTTTTGGCCAATGAAGTGATCGATCCAGGTGAAAGCACCATGGAACCAAGAACCCCCATTGAGGTACCTACATTCATATGTAGGGTGGACGGATCATGGAAAAATGATGAAACCACTAGTGGAGTAGGATGGATCCTACAGCTACAAGACGGTTCAATAGATATCTTGGGGCTCCAAGGATGCCATAGACAAATCTCACCGCTTCATACTGAACTAAAAAGTTTGATATGGGCTCTGAAATGTTTACTTCGCTTTCAGCGTTACTGCAATTATTTTGTTACTGACTCTCAAGAGCTAGTCAAAATGATCGCTACACCTGAAGACTGGCCGGCCTTTGCAACTGAACTTGACGAGTTTAAAACTGTATGGGCGTCCTACCAAGATGGATAA
- the LOC125606405 gene encoding probable F-box protein At2g36090, whose amino-acid sequence MADSSSSTVTDLISTVHQDIIEAHILTRLDGPTLASLSCASTLLHKLASNELLWSKICRSTWPSTATISDEPRSFFSDVYSVLDTGGSVSDLDRPFPELISAVDLHYRGKLILSRVVKTETTTAWFLSSPLRIDLVDAKDTVETPIKRGRWTEDTCRDLEQDLTLSWIVIDPVGKRAANLSSHRPVSVQRNWLSGEVEAKFATVVGSVECVITVVTCGEEEMHVKEVSLKVEEMEGTSLNGKDSLVILRSVMEGKRGNGRRREAESKWRHEEFMEKKRELKEKKMRVEWVFDILTVVVGVLGFGTLVGFCLWSR is encoded by the coding sequence ATGGCGGACTCTTCCTCCTCCACCGTAACGGATTTAATCTCCACTGTCCATCAAGACATCATAGAGGCTCACATCCTCACGCGCCTCGACGGTCCAACCCTAGCCTCCCTCTCCTGCGCCTCCACACTCCTTCACAAGCTCGCGTCCAATGAACTCCTCTGGTCCAAAATCTGCCGGTCCACGTGGCCTTCCACCGCCACCATCTCCGATGAGCCCCGTTCTTTTTTCTCCGACGTGTATTCGGTTCTTGACACTGGTGGTTCAGTTTCTGATCTCGACCGTCCCTTTCCAGAGCTGATCTCCGCCGTGGATCTGCACTACAGAGGGAAGTTGATTCTCAGTAGAGTCGTGAAGACGGAGACGACTACGGCGTGGTTCCTTAGCTCGCCCTTGAGGATTGATCTTGTTGATGCGAAGGACACTGTGGAGACGCCGATCAAGCGAGGACGGTGGACGGAGGACACGTGTCGTGATCTAGAGCAGGATTTGACTTTGAGCTGGATCGTGATCGATCCGGTCGGAAAGCGTGCGGCGAATCTGTCGAGTCACCGACCGGTGTCCGTGCAGAGGAACTGGCTAAGCGGTGAAGTGGAGGCGAAATTCGCGACGGTGGTGGGATCGGTGGAGTGTGTGATCACGGTGGTCACGTGCGGAGAGGAGGAGATGCACGTGAAGGAGGTGAGCCTTAAGGTGGAGGAGATGGAGGGAACGAGTTTGAACGGGAAGGACAGTTTGGTCATTTTGAGGAGTGTAATGGAGGGTAAGAGGGGCAATGGAAGAAGGAGAGAAGCGGAATCGAAGTGGAGACACGAAGAGtttatggagaagaagagagagttgaaagagaagaagatgagggtAGAATGggtatttgatattttaactGTCGTTGTTGGGGTTCTAGGGTTTGGAACACTTGTTGGGTTTTGTCTTTGGTCTCGTTAA
- the LOC125606406 gene encoding casparian strip membrane protein 1-like isoform X1, which produces MAKESTTIEVGEPSTVTKSTSHVVVDEKKKKGFVAATAGGGYKRGLAIFDFLLRLAAIVTTITASSVMYTAEETLPFFTQFLQFQAGYDDFATFQFFVIAIAMVASYLVLSLPFSIVTIIRPLAAAPRLILLISDTVASLTKLFQILLQNYRFHRNSSSSYVMVKVVVTLATSAAAAAAAIVYLAHNGNPNTNWLPICQQFGDFCQAVSSAVVASSIAVVFFIILIVISAIALKKH; this is translated from the exons ATGGCGAAGGAGTCTACCACCATTGAGGTCGGCGAGCCCAGCACCGTGACCAAAAGTACAAGCCATGTCGTCGTggacgagaagaagaagaagggcttTGTGGCAGCCACCGCGGGAGGCGGTTACAAGAGAGGTTTGGCCATATTCGATTTCCTCCTACGTTTGGCGGCCATAGTAACAACGATCACGGCTTCTTCCGTCATGTACACCGCTGAGGAGACTCTTCCCTTCTTTACTCAGTTCTTACAGTTCCAAGCCGGCTACGATGACTTTGCCACATTTCA GTTTTTTGTGATAGCCATAGCCATGGTCGCCAGCTATCTCGTCCTTTCACTTCCTTTCTCCATTGTAACTATTATCCGTCCACTTGCAGCCGCACCCCGGTTGATCCTCCTCATCTCCGATACGGTAGCTTCACTAACAAAACTATTCcaaattttattacaaaattatagATTTCATAGAAACTCATCCTCTTCTTATGTTATGGTGAAGGTGGTCGTGACGCTTGCCACATCAGCGGCGGCTGCGGCAGCTGCAATTGTCTACCTTGCACATAACGGCAACCCAAACACCAATTGGCTCCCCATTTGTCAGCAGTTTGGAGACTTCTGCCAAGCCGTGAGCAGCGCAGTTGTAGCCTCTTCTATCGCAGttgtcttcttcatcattctcaTAGTCATCTCAGCCATTGCCCTAAAAAAGCATTAA
- the LOC125606406 gene encoding casparian strip membrane protein 1-like isoform X2, whose product MAKESTTIEVGEPSTVTKSTSHVVVDEKKKKGFVAATAGGGYKRGLAIFDFLLRLAAIVTTITASSVMYTAEETLPFFTQFLQFQAGYDDFATFQFFVIAIAMVASYLVLSLPFSIVTIIRPLAAAPRLILLISDTVVVTLATSAAAAAAAIVYLAHNGNPNTNWLPICQQFGDFCQAVSSAVVASSIAVVFFIILIVISAIALKKH is encoded by the exons ATGGCGAAGGAGTCTACCACCATTGAGGTCGGCGAGCCCAGCACCGTGACCAAAAGTACAAGCCATGTCGTCGTggacgagaagaagaagaagggcttTGTGGCAGCCACCGCGGGAGGCGGTTACAAGAGAGGTTTGGCCATATTCGATTTCCTCCTACGTTTGGCGGCCATAGTAACAACGATCACGGCTTCTTCCGTCATGTACACCGCTGAGGAGACTCTTCCCTTCTTTACTCAGTTCTTACAGTTCCAAGCCGGCTACGATGACTTTGCCACATTTCA GTTTTTTGTGATAGCCATAGCCATGGTCGCCAGCTATCTCGTCCTTTCACTTCCTTTCTCCATTGTAACTATTATCCGTCCACTTGCAGCCGCACCCCGGTTGATCCTCCTCATCTCCGATACG GTGGTCGTGACGCTTGCCACATCAGCGGCGGCTGCGGCAGCTGCAATTGTCTACCTTGCACATAACGGCAACCCAAACACCAATTGGCTCCCCATTTGTCAGCAGTTTGGAGACTTCTGCCAAGCCGTGAGCAGCGCAGTTGTAGCCTCTTCTATCGCAGttgtcttcttcatcattctcaTAGTCATCTCAGCCATTGCCCTAAAAAAGCATTAA